A genomic segment from Fodinicola acaciae encodes:
- a CDS encoding DUF4175 domain-containing protein has translation MSYPPGPYDKGYGGQPDPGYGGQPSGPGYGQQPGYGQPDYGQQQPGYGQPSGPPGFGQPSGAPGFGDPNAGFPPPPPKKSNTGLIIGIVGGGAALVLCCVGVIVVLFITGVFGGGGSARSAAETYLKGFADKDGSKVSSVLCNKLKSGSSSDAPGPMSTSSSSSGSGYYTFSYTITNDEEVSSSEHQVSASINYYGSYNGTSATLSGTLKIEVDKEDGAWKVCDFDTSGLSQG, from the coding sequence ATGAGCTACCCGCCAGGGCCGTACGACAAGGGATACGGCGGCCAGCCGGACCCTGGATACGGCGGACAGCCCTCCGGCCCGGGATATGGACAGCAGCCCGGCTACGGCCAACCGGACTACGGACAGCAGCAGCCGGGCTACGGCCAGCCGTCCGGTCCGCCGGGGTTCGGCCAGCCGTCCGGAGCGCCCGGCTTCGGTGATCCCAACGCCGGCTTTCCGCCGCCTCCGCCGAAGAAGAGCAACACCGGCCTGATCATCGGCATCGTCGGTGGCGGCGCGGCGTTGGTGCTGTGCTGCGTCGGCGTCATCGTCGTCCTGTTCATCACCGGCGTCTTCGGCGGCGGCGGAAGCGCGCGGTCGGCGGCCGAGACGTATCTGAAGGGCTTCGCCGACAAGGACGGCAGCAAGGTCTCCAGCGTGCTGTGCAACAAGCTCAAGAGCGGCAGCTCGTCGGACGCTCCCGGTCCGATGTCGACCTCGTCGTCCAGCTCCGGCTCCGGCTACTACACGTTCAGCTACACCATCACCAACGACGAAGAGGTCTCCAGCAGCGAGCACCAGGTGAGCGCCAGCATCAACTACTACGGCAGCTACAACGGCACCTCCGCCACGCTCTCCGGCACGCTGAAGATCGAGGTCGACAAGGAAGACGGTGCCTGGAAGGTCTGCGACTTCGACACCAGCGGCCTGAGCCAGGGATAG
- a CDS encoding NUDIX hydrolase, with protein sequence MRRQFEIPAAIAAQAAKARARDPSQPREKAPVRDAVTVILLRDGRRGLETYLLRRQGSMKAFGGMTVFPGGTVDPADIGAVDVPWSGPPAVEWTASLSADEPLARGLIAAAVRETFEESGVLLAGPDDETVVGDTSTPEWQEAARALENRGTSLTELLTRHGLRIRADLLRPWSHWLTPEVEIRRFDTRFLLAALPPGQRTGAVAAEASDVAWVRPADAIAELDAGERIMVPPTAYTLLDLAEFATAADALKAAEGRHIERITPQLHPTESGAFRFVTPEDPAYVREAE encoded by the coding sequence GTGAGGCGCCAGTTCGAGATCCCCGCCGCGATCGCGGCCCAGGCCGCGAAGGCGCGTGCGCGGGATCCGTCGCAACCGCGCGAAAAAGCGCCGGTCCGGGACGCGGTGACGGTGATCCTGCTGCGCGACGGCCGGCGCGGCCTGGAGACCTATCTGCTCCGCCGGCAGGGCTCGATGAAGGCATTCGGCGGCATGACGGTCTTTCCCGGCGGCACGGTCGATCCGGCCGACATCGGGGCCGTCGACGTGCCGTGGTCCGGGCCGCCCGCGGTGGAGTGGACCGCGAGCCTGTCCGCCGACGAGCCGCTGGCTCGCGGATTGATAGCCGCGGCCGTACGCGAGACGTTCGAGGAGTCCGGTGTCCTGCTGGCCGGCCCCGATGACGAGACGGTCGTCGGCGACACGAGTACGCCGGAGTGGCAGGAAGCCGCGCGAGCGCTGGAAAACCGCGGGACCAGCCTGACCGAGCTGCTGACCCGGCACGGCCTGAGGATCCGCGCCGACCTGCTCCGGCCGTGGTCGCACTGGCTGACACCGGAGGTCGAGATCCGCCGCTTCGACACGCGCTTCCTGCTCGCCGCGCTGCCGCCCGGCCAGCGCACCGGCGCGGTCGCCGCGGAGGCGTCCGACGTGGCCTGGGTGCGGCCGGCCGACGCGATCGCCGAGCTGGACGCGGGCGAGCGGATCATGGTGCCGCCGACCGCTTACACACTGCTCGACCTGGCCGAGTTCGCCACGGCCGCCGACGCGCTGAAGGCGGCCGAGGGCCGGCACATCGAGCGGATCACGCCGCAGCTGCATCCGACCGAGAGCGGCGCGTTCCGGTTCGTCACCCCGGAGGATCCGGCGTACGTACGGGAGGCGGAATGA
- a CDS encoding DUF4177 domain-containing protein yields MQKWEYVTVPLLVHATKQILDNWGEDGWELVAVIPGPNTEQLVAYLKRPKEA; encoded by the coding sequence ATGCAGAAGTGGGAGTACGTGACCGTGCCGCTGCTGGTGCATGCCACCAAGCAGATCCTGGACAACTGGGGGGAGGACGGCTGGGAACTGGTGGCCGTCATTCCCGGGCCCAACACCGAGCAGTTGGTCGCCTATCTGAAGCGGCCGAAGGAGGCGTAG
- a CDS encoding RidA family protein, translating into MSVKDKLAELGIDLPPVVPPAAAYVPALRTGNYVYVSGQLPFVDGKLPVTGKVGAEVSQEDAAKHARQCAVNILAAVEDLVGLDNVVRVVKLVGFVASADGFTGQPVVINGASELLGEVFGEAGKHARSAVGVYQLPLDTPVEVEAILEVE; encoded by the coding sequence ATGAGCGTCAAGGACAAGCTCGCCGAGCTCGGCATCGACCTGCCGCCGGTGGTGCCGCCGGCCGCCGCGTACGTGCCGGCGCTGCGGACCGGCAACTATGTCTACGTCTCCGGCCAGCTGCCGTTCGTGGACGGCAAGCTGCCGGTGACCGGCAAGGTCGGTGCCGAGGTCAGCCAGGAGGACGCCGCCAAGCACGCGCGGCAGTGCGCGGTGAACATCCTGGCCGCGGTCGAGGACCTGGTCGGCCTGGACAACGTCGTACGCGTGGTGAAGCTGGTCGGCTTCGTCGCGTCGGCCGACGGCTTCACCGGCCAGCCGGTGGTGATCAACGGCGCGAGCGAGCTGCTCGGCGAGGTCTTCGGCGAGGCCGGCAAGCACGCGCGCAGCGCCGTCGGCGTCTACCAGCTGCCGCTGGACACACCAGTCGAAGTCGAAGCCATCCTCGAGGTCGAATAG
- a CDS encoding MBL fold metallo-hydrolase, translating into MTDGVTQILAPNPGPMTLDGTNTYVLDGGVVIDPGPLDDGHLKAITALGPVSLIITTHHHFDHTEAVPRLAELTNAPVREPGAYEDGEEVVPGLTAIHTPGHTDDSYTFVWRDQAAFTGDTILGRGTTVVDKLGPYLSTLRVLRDLGPLEVLPGHGPTLPDLQAVAGDYLRHREERLQQVRDALAAGDTTAEQVVERVYAEVDRSVWPAATASVRAQLEYLRGLP; encoded by the coding sequence ATGACCGACGGCGTCACCCAGATCCTCGCGCCCAACCCCGGCCCGATGACGCTCGACGGCACCAACACGTACGTCCTGGACGGCGGCGTGGTCATCGACCCGGGGCCGCTCGACGACGGCCATCTGAAGGCGATCACCGCGCTCGGTCCGGTCAGCCTGATCATCACCACGCACCACCACTTCGACCACACCGAGGCGGTGCCGCGGCTCGCCGAGCTGACCAACGCACCGGTCCGCGAGCCAGGTGCGTACGAGGACGGCGAGGAGGTCGTCCCCGGCCTGACCGCGATCCACACGCCCGGCCACACCGACGACTCGTACACCTTCGTCTGGCGCGACCAGGCCGCGTTCACCGGTGACACGATCCTCGGCCGCGGCACGACGGTCGTCGACAAGCTCGGTCCCTATCTGTCGACCTTGCGGGTCCTGCGCGACCTCGGTCCGCTGGAGGTGCTGCCCGGCCACGGCCCCACACTGCCTGACCTGCAGGCGGTCGCCGGCGACTATCTGCGCCATCGCGAGGAGCGGTTGCAGCAGGTCAGGGACGCGCTGGCGGCCGGAGACACGACCGCCGAGCAGGTCGTCGAGCGCGTGTACGCCGAGGTCGACCGGTCGGTGTGGCCGGCGGCGACCGCATCCGTACGCGCGCAGCTGGAATATCTCCGTGGATTGCCGTAG